The following nucleotide sequence is from Tribolium castaneum strain GA2 chromosome 5, icTriCast1.1, whole genome shotgun sequence.
GAAAGCTACAACGAGTGGTTGAATAATCGCAGAGCTACGAACTTGGAAAAGTTGCACTTTATAATCGGGCACGGGATTTTGCGACCAGAACTGCGGTATTTTAACACTGTTGACTAACATTTTGaccgaatttaatttttctagtgACGAGATCTTTTgccaaatttgcaaacaacTAACCAATAACCCGACCAAAGCCTCACACGCCCGTGGCTGGATTCTGCTCTCGCTGTGCATCGGTTGTTTCCCTCCCTCCGACAGGTTTCTCAACTACTTGCGCGCTTTCATCCGGAGTGGTCCCCCAGGTTACGCCCCGTACTGCGAAGGCCGCTTGAACCGGACTTTCAAAAACGGCGCCCGGACGCAGCCCCCCAGTTGGTTGGAATTAATGGCGACAAGAAACAAGAACCCGATTTCGCTCAAAATCACGTTTATGGACAACAGCGAGCAGGAGGTTGAGGTGGATTCAGCGACCACGTCTGAAGAGATTTGCAAAGAGATAGCAACGAAACGCAACTTGAAGGACGTTTTCGGTTTTTCGCTGTTTATCACGCTGTTTGATAAAGTGATGTCGTTGGGGAGTGACTCTGACCACGTTATGGATGCGATTTCTCAGTGTGAACAATACGCCAAAGAGAAAGGTCAGTCGGAACGCAACGCTCCTTGGAAGCTCTTCTTCAGGAAGGAGATTTTCACGCCGTGGCACAACGCCGCTGATGATTCCGTTGCCACGAGCTTGATCTACCACCAGATAATACGAGGGTTGAAGTTTGGGGAGTACCGCTGTAGTGTTGAGGGCGACGTGGTTTCACTAGTGGCCACCCAGTATTACGTCGATAATGGGGCCCAACTTAACCCGGAAATTTTGCATACCAGAATCGGGGAATACATGCCGACTTATTTAGTCAAGAAAGGCCAAAAGAACTTGGACGAGTGGGAAAAACGGATCAAGGATGCCTTCTCCAAATTACTCTGCGTCAAAAACAAACTCCCAGCGATTAAAGCCCAAGAATTCATCGTCAAATACGCCAAAAACACCTGGCCTATCCTCTTCTCAAAATTCTTCGAAGCCATGCAGACTGGCGGACCCGAGCTTCCGACCAAAACAATGATAATCGCTGTCAACTGGACGGGAATTTACATGATCGACGACCAGGAGCAAATCCTCCTCGAGCTGAGCTTTTGCGACGTCAGTTCGGTCAGTTTCGAGCGAATCGGGCGTTCGCACTTGCACAAGTTCGTCCTGACCACGGTCAGAAACGAAGAATACGTCTTCGTAAGTCCCGACGCCGAAAATATTTGCACCCTCATCCAGTACCTTCTGGACGGCTTGAAGAAACGGTCGACGTACGTGGTGGCGATTCAAGACTACAAACACCAGACCAACGCTCCGTCGTTCCTAGCCCTCAAGAAGGGTGACCTAATAGCCCTGAAGAACGGCCTTAATGGCGAAGCCCTGATGTCGGCCACTTGGGGCTACGGGGAATGCAACGGCTCCGTTGGCGATTTCCCGACCGAGCACGTCTACATCCTCCCAGCCATCACGCAGCCCCCAGCTGACATTTTAACAGCGTTCAAAAAAGAGGGTGTTTTTGGGCCGAAAAAGCCCTCAGCACCTGTCCTGAACACGATGCAGAGGCTGAAACTCTACACTTTGGCCCACTACGCCAATGAGCACTTCCGAGCCGGGAAGAAACTCGTCAATTCCAAACCGTCGGTTCTAACAGCGGCGCGAAGAGCGTCCCGTGAAGAGCTCTGGAAGTACACCAATGAGCCAATCTACCAACCCCACCTCCAGAAACTCTTGACTGACGAAGACTTGAGTAAGGAAGCATGTTCGGCGTTCACCGCGATTTTGAAATACATGGGGGACCTACCGGCCCCCAAAGCCAAATACAGTAACGAGTACACGGATCAAATCTTCTCAGGGGCTCTTAAGAATGACATGCTCAAGGACGAAGTCTACTGCCAGATAATGCGCCAGTTGACGTTCAACCGGCTGTCTTTAAGTGAGGAACGCGGCTGGGAGCTGATGTACTTAGCGACGGGTCTGTTCATCCCAAGTGCCTCCCTAATGACAGAGCTGCACAAGTTCCTGACTTCGAGGACGCACCCCTTCGTTGAGCCGTGTCTGAAGCGGCTGCAGCGGAGCCAGAAGGTGGGCCCGCGCAAATACCCGCCCTATTCCGTCGAAGTTGAGGCCATCCAACACCGCAGCATGGAAATCTACCACAAGATTTACTTCCCTGACGACACCGACGAGGCCTTTGAAGTGGATTCCGTGACCAGGGCGTGCGACCTCTGCAAGACAATTTCATCCAGACTGGAGTTGGAATACACGGACGGGTTCAGCTTGTTTGTGATGATTTCGGATAAAGTGTTCTCGATTCCGGAGGATTACTTCTTCTACGATTTCCTCCACGAGTTGATCTCCTGGATGCGGCAGACGAAACCCAGCTGGAACAGTGCGGCACCGATCCAAGCCCAATACCAGGTGTTCTTCATGAAGAAGCTCTGGATTAACGCCGTGCCTGGCAAGGACCCAAACGCCGATCAAATCTTCCACTTCCACCAAGAACTGCCCAAGTATTTGCGAGGTTTCCACAAGTGCACCAAACAAGACGCGATTAAACTTGCCGCTCTGGTTCTCCACTCGAGGCTTGACAATGACTACAACCAGGCCCAAGCGGCCGTGCAGTACTTGAAGGAGCTGATCCCAGCAGATTTGGTCAAGGCTGCGAGTTCCTCCGAGTGGAAGAAAAGTATTTTAACCGAATTTAAAAAGCTGGGAGATATTAGCATCGAAAAAGCAAAGCTTCGATTCTTGGAAACGATTTACGAGTGGCCCACGTTCGGGTGCACTTTCTTTGAAGTCAAACAAACCACCGATCCTACTTTACCGGGTATTATTTTGATCGGGATTAATAAACTGGGTGTTAATATCTTGCATCCACAAACAAAGGTTTGTTGATTCGGTTTGGTTTggtttgttgtaattttttgcattttaggATATTTTGGCCGTACATGAATTCTCAGAGTTGAGCAATTGGTCCTCGGGGAATACGTTCTTCCACCTAACCATCGGGAACATAATGAGGAAAACGAAGCTTTTGTGCGAAACGTCGCAAGGTTACAAAATGGATGATTTGATTACGTCCTATACCGATTACATTAAAAACACCGCGAAGAAGgaacaggaaaaagaaaaattctttttgtaaatgcgtaatttttattttattgtaaatacaTAATTGTTGGTGTATAATTCGTGacaatgataataaataaataataaaacacaactaattcttttttaatacaaagaaaccACGGTAAGTACATAACtctaacattatttttgtaatttgccgccattttgatgcttAAATAGGCACCTTAAAGCACTCAACGTCATCAAGTACGATGtcataatagttattatttgacggaactttttacgaaaatttttaggttggcaagaaACAAATTCGGAACCGTATTTTTggaatttcacaaatttcaagAGGCGTTCATGCAACAATACCATTGTCATCCAAACTCttgttttttgtcaaaactttaataaaacacatattttaaatcaatatttcaCTTTCAAAACAGAAATTACCAACTGTGACGAAATTCCAtaaatcgactaaaataacaatttttgtttaaaaacggcaaacaaaaggcaaattacaaaaaatagtataactcgttttataagacctTATACCActtattctttcaaaaaactgaattcGTGCTTTATGAGTGGTCTTATggaacttcttttttaatatactactagaatacaaagacaaaaaaatcagttcACAGTATAATCGAATTACCAGAGATACTAAAACCAaaacacttttaaataaaatagaaacaaaagaatttggttttgtttatgaCAAATCAGTTATTCTTGAAAACTTTGATACAATAACATTTGGATAttaatttgataaataaattaatgagtAAAAGTTATctccaaaaaaaatgattaaattcaTGAGTCCAATAAAAACTTTGTCATTTTCTGGAGCGTAGACCGTTTAGGTATGCACCGAATTTTTCAACTCACATAATTcccttaaataaatttcatctTCGGCTTTGCCTCTGGGGTGGCCCTGCCAgtctttatcttttttagACATAAGTAGTTCTATATTAATGCTAATCCTCCATTTTTGCTATAACAAGGATAATCCTAACTTAATAATGTCAgttcccggcgcctccaccatattTTACAGGGTGAGATTAAAAGTCATGTGGGTGGTGTTGTAGAAAaggtttatttacaaaaaatgactACATTGAATGAGAATGCGTACTTACACACTTGGTACCACAAAATAACCACGATGTAACAAGACTAATCAACACCAAGCAGGACTAACCAGGACTAAACTGAACTCCCCAATATTCCgcgtttttattacgttttgaGAAGTTGAGTCGACAGTATTGATGACGTTCTAGTGTTCCACTTATGAACGACATCGCAAATGAAACCTCTTTtcgaaacataatttttgttacagaatattagataataaaaaactgacCCGATTTCCGCGTAtgttacaataataaatactgTTTCTCTTTTAAAGCTGTTAaccttcataaaacaaaactgTGAATTTGTGGATATGATCGAAACGAATTCATTTTTGTGTTCAAGTGGCCTAATAGAAAAACAGggcaaaatctttgaaaaaatgttaattaaaaatatgctttaaaaacGATGgttttttcacgattttttctgattttctgTTTACCTCTAAAAATAAAGatgttttccttaaaaaagtAGCTGTGTTCACTAGGGGCCCCCTTAGTAGTTGAAAAGTATCGgttctttgcatttttctcataAGCGGTAAGCATATCAGAAGAATGAGTCAGGTAAACGTTGTAGATCATGCAATCACCATTTTGAGATTTTGCGGCTTCAAAAGTTAAAGTGGTAAAGTCGTGTATAAGAAAGTGACttggcactttttttaaacgtgGTTTGCCACACAAGTGTCTCCTGATAAAGAAAAGTTGATTTGTTTCgagattttatatttttttatttattttcaaaggtTTATCCCTCGCTTTCCACGCaatattaattacaatcaATGTTGATTTGTTGAGTCCAAgcaaaaaaaagtcaaagtaACGTGCCGTGTTTTTCTACCTACtggcaataatttaaattttagtttcaatttaaacctcttatttattttcactcattgtcccaatttttgtgtttttcaacTAGCAGAACGTCTACCATTACCCAGGGGGCTATAATTCAATGAAAAACTGAAGACGTGAGATGCAACAAAAGCAAAGACAGAGTCATCCTTTTATGAATTAACGTAATTAACGTAATGATTGTTGTAAAAGTTGTAAGCATTTCGATTGGGCAGTTTGAGGTCGGCCATTAAAATTAGGGAGAAAACCAATTACTTTACTTTTTTGGATTCATTGAAGAATTACGTTTTTGGATATGATTGGTCCATTTAAGGTCGGCCATCATGATAACGTGGAAAACCAAtcactttgaatttttggactcattcataatttaataaaataagaatggttaatttaaattataagagcAGTCAATAAATAAACGGTTTTAACTCCTACAGATAAAACTACGCGTTCCAAACGAACCGTTTGGCCTATGCATCAAATGAATTGGGAGAAATCCAATTACCTTATTTaaattgttggttgcatactttataattaaaacgtgttttttttttgttgacctaattttatttagttcaatttATGTCATACTtatttcattgatttttttaaaacaaaaaattattattataaacactttttatttgaaataatataaaaaaacggGTTCGCTTTAGCCAGACTTCGGGAGTGGAGTATTTGACGTCCGCTTGAAAATATCTGTCAGTTGTCAGTCTGTAATCTTGTAAAATTTGGGGTTGTTAAGGGTTGTTTGTAGTGTTTTCGTctcaattttgttaaaaattcacttcacaCAACTAACGTACAAAACATTAAGTAATTGTTGAAAGCAAACGTTTTAGTTTGGAAGTAATTTTTGTGGGCATAGCCTAGCATTACAAAAAACGctaattttggaaaactgTGGTCTTGTATCAAGCCAAAATCATGAGCACTCAACCGAGTCCAGCAAACCAAACCGTCGAACGCGAAAAGGTTTTCCAGTGGATTCTGGAACTCACTAATCCAGAAACTAGGGAGAATGCCCTTTTAGAATTAAGGTGAGCGTTTGTAGTTGTGGGCAAACGGTCCAATTTTGGCTATTTGTAGTAAAAAACGCGAAGTTGTACCTGATTTGGCCCCAATGCTGTGGAACAGCTTTGGGACAACGGCGGCTCTCTTGCAAGAAATCATCAATATTTATCCCGCAATAAATCCAGCCACGTTAACTGCTCATCAGTCCAACAGGTACCAAGCGCACAATTTGAGGCAAAACTacttgtttgtaattttttgtagagTTTGTAACGCTTTGGCGTTGCTCCAGTGCGTGGCCTCCCATCCGGAAACCAGATCTCAGTTTTTGTTGGCACATGTGCCTCTTTTCCTCTATCCTTTCCTGCACACAGTTTCCAAAACTCGCCCTTTTGAGTACTTGAGACTGACAAGTCTTGGAGTAATTGGTGCACTTGTCAAGGTAtttttctgattatttttgttggcaaaaagtttattttattattgtagaCTGATGAGCAGGAGGTCATTAATTTTCTTCTGACGACTGAAATAATTCCCTTATGCTTGCGAATAATGGAGTCTGGATCTGAACTAAGTAAAACCGTTGCTACCTTTATCTTGCAGAAGATTTTGTTGGACGACAGTGGCCTTTCATACATTTGCCAGACCTATGATAGGTTTAGCCACGTGGCTATGATTTTGGTAAGTTGTTACCAATGAAAAGTGAATTTTAGGTttgtatttgaatttttagggTAAAATGGTTTTGGTTCTGGCGAAGGAACCAAGTGCTAGGCTTTTGAAGCATGTTGTAAGGTGTTATTTAAGATTGTCAGATAATCCAAGGTACTagatatttttcttgtttgtttCAGGTTGTGCTAATTTTTCTTTGCTTTTTTAGGGCTAGAGAAGCATTAAGGCAGTGCCTCCCTGATCACTTACGTGACAACACATTTACCGTGTGTTTGCAAGAAGATAAATCAACGAAACATTGGCTTTCGCAATTGTTGACGAATTTAGAAACACCCGGTACTTCAGAATTACGTCAAGGGGGAATATCACCCTTGACGTCCCAATAGTTGAAAATTGTGATTTAATAACGTCTTTCTTTAGTTTAGTTCAAATATCAAATAACAGTAGAGTATGAAATGTTACTTTTGGACTAGGATTTACGGTGTCTTAAAGAACGAGacagaattttgcaaatttagcAGTTTCCATTTATCAGATTCTGCCTTGTTTTTTAAGATGCCAAATGTCCTGGTTCACAAGTCACATTTTATACTCTACTAATAACGAAAGCAATCATTGTATTGTCCTTGTAAATATGCCAACAGATCATTTTACTTTGTATCTTGTTTATATCTTTTAGGATGCCTGATgtgtattatttaaatttttgtgaaaaaaataaaatatataatttaaattatgctgattgtttaattaaaaataccatAAATTAAACTCGCTCCATAATAGGAAACCAAAAGGCACGTAATAtcattcgaaaaataaaattacttcccagagtttcactttttcttcCGCCAAAAATTCTTTACATATTAAAtcctatttaattaaacaacttTTTATATAGTATTGAGGGATATTTacgtaataattaataacttcAACATCTAactcgaatttaattaatcttttgGTTTAACTTATGTCTAtatgatttacattttttaagtttaactttataattgaaaaaagtatcAAAGTgtactctaattataaattcaaatggtcatatggtattattattattattattttccctTATTTACTGGAAATGCACGACCAGTATAAATCACAAATTTATAATAGAATATAAGATAaggtaaataaaagaaatcatCCAATGATTAAATACAGTGGCGAACTCTAGATTATCACATGCTAAATAAAACAAGATGGAGGGCAGTCGCTGTACTGAAGCGCCATCTTTTTATATAACAAGTCTAAGGATAAAGGCCAACATCCGTTTAAAAACATTCTAAATTCACACTTTTTCTACAAAGCTACTACTTACTTCAGTTGATAATTTGTTGTAACAAAGatttcttttaataagaaGTGAATTTTGAATCGATATTAAAGCATTTTAATGCAAGTCAAAGATTCTTTATAAGTATTATCCCTAAGTCTATTACTAATCTCAAAGTGTTGGCCCCTATcctttttatcttatttttgtaaaagtacAATTCCTTatactttttattataatcGGGAATACCTATATCCCAGACTTTCCTCAATTTGTATACCTAAGCATTCTTAAAGCTTCTCTTAATgcacaatgatttttttctgttccTACTTTAGACAGGTACAAAGAAGAACAATTTCGATCTAATTGGCGGATATTTTCAGAAAGtttcacaaaataagtttcacgATAAATCTTCAGATAAATCTAGCGaaataaaatcggttttttgGCTTGGTGTAGCcaaattatgcaaattaacagtttttgctTGCAATAAGtattaaactaaaactaactgaaacataaaaaataattttcgactTTCGTAGATAATTTCTTGGTCTGTTTGAGCAAAAGTTTGCTAAGAAGGTGAGCTGTTagattaaaaatgtgattaattgacaaaaaacttcaaaaaacttcttaactttataattattactagaCCCAATTGACACATTATCTAAGTAATCGGAATGTTtcgtaaaataaatgagtttttagctGAAAATAAGGTAGGTAAGTTTCGACATAATTCGGTGATTTATTGGCctgttttaacgaaattttgtatgcgttttaataaatcatttgattttgagacctaattaattaagcaagttttaaaatcttgatttttacaaacatctttcgtagttaatttttatttctttatttacaaGAAATGGGTCTTTTAAGaatgttaaaaatatgaatttttactACAGTAGAGCTCGGTTATAACGTAACAAACCCGGCATATAACGCATCCTAAAGGTATATAATAACAAATTTGGTTATAACGGTGGTTATAATGGTAGTTGTAACCGAACATCAGAATCTTACAACGAAAACTTGCTTTTTCCGtccaatttttacataaaaagcAGTATATACGTCTCGGTTATAGCTATAACGTATAATAAACACATGCGGACTTATGTTACAATCTAAGAAACAATAATCATTTACGAAATATAGCATTATCAATATAACATTTCGACAGACACATGAACACACAAAGTAATCacaaatctttaaattttgctacaaatgtaatagttattattgaatagttggaaaattattaaacttatttaaagATAGTTTCTTAGCGTCCACTCCCTAATGtaaatttcgaaaatctaGCCGGTGTAAGTTGCTCTTTAAATGAACAAAGAGCCACTTATTCTAGTGAGTTACACTCA
It contains:
- the Rcd-1 gene encoding CCR4-NOT transcription complex subunit 9, giving the protein MSTQPSPANQTVEREKVFQWILELTNPETRENALLELSKKREVVPDLAPMLWNSFGTTAALLQEIINIYPAINPATLTAHQSNRVCNALALLQCVASHPETRSQFLLAHVPLFLYPFLHTVSKTRPFEYLRLTSLGVIGALVKTDEQEVINFLLTTEIIPLCLRIMESGSELSKTVATFILQKILLDDSGLSYICQTYDRFSHVAMILGKMVLVLAKEPSARLLKHVVRCYLRLSDNPRAREALRQCLPDHLRDNTFTVCLQEDKSTKHWLSQLLTNLETPGTSELRQGGISPLTSQ